Within the Hevea brasiliensis isolate MT/VB/25A 57/8 chromosome 2, ASM3005281v1, whole genome shotgun sequence genome, the region atattaatgagaaaaatttagtaaaaattttagaaataaaatacagttaagttaaaagagccggtgcccaagcgatgggtaaccagaggtaagttgcggttctcgcaacgaggagccctagacccgggggaaaaatcataaaataatttttgggactccagagaagggtcattgaggttcctatggcattagaatgccaataaaatatttagaaaaatttttcaatcggtacagccaattttgacccgttaagccaaacggagggcattttggtcatttcgctttccgaggtgatttttggccgacttatccagttgagtaaataattaatataacataaaatatgaacaaacattactagaaatcaaattgaaaatgattagtggaggaaaggaaagaaaatgaagaaaaagctcaattatgacatcttgatgatgtcatttacaaattgtgaccaatcacaaataagctaccatttgactaaactattaaaagacataaatgaagaccaaaataacacaaattacagcagccattcttcttcttcttcttccccaaaacgtgactcttcccatctccctccattgatgagcttggcaagctcatgaaaccctaaactcccaccatatttccttgagttcccaacactaaattttaccctagaaccttgcttaatattttgggagctaaaagaggagaagaaattgaagttttgggttggcttggatttaagctacaagaggttagtgcactatatatcaaaaactctttaatttcatgcataggaacttgaatttagcaagaatttataacttaagtggatgaaatttatgtatatgtactccataaatttcgactgccctagggagaaataggattgagtgtttttgaatggacttggaatgaattagaaatcatgaataaagtatataaacataaggaaatgagttagttagtcaactagggtaacttgtacaaaatcttgaatttgagctagggttttgggagtaaagtgtggacttggattatgaattgattagagaacattttaatggtcaattagtgaccattttaggtagattgaccaacaaatggactgaaaaatgagattgcaaagtgaggttgcaaactgccctaggacagcagcatagggactgaaaattcagtccctttgcactgccataacttgggttgtgctagtccaattggtgtttggccaattggacatgaaactaggcttataatggcacatttttgctgaagaaaccatgcccaaaagaccaaagcaagaggaccaaaacttggccccaatccggataccctgaaactgcctctgcagaattgaccaaatgaacagtaatgttcatttggccataactcactgtagatttggtcaattggcctgaaatttttacagcaacaagttaagacatagacaaacaactttcatgaaggaacctaccccaaattatggccagaacccattcaaccaagtgactcaagttactattcatgcactgtagatatggtaaatttctgcagaatgcatatccgtacaggttgggtttttgagccatatctggagctacaaaactccaaatggagtgattcaaaaaaggaaattcaactagacaaaataaggaacaactttcatgttttacatttcttcaaattccaacagtaacagtatccaatggaacagtgaagttgactcaccaaaactgaaaaatctgctcctttggtttaatgcttggaaatggtattaacacttaatgtcaacaagttttaaacaccaaatgtggtatgttgggagtgccaaagtcaatgtacacatttttattctaaaagtcaacatttttgttaaccaatgaggtgaatagtgacaccaaaaccaaaaaaaaaatggcaattttgccaaaatgacctaaactttgagaaagtgaccaaaactaacaagttttgaatacaaaatgtggtatgttgggagtattaaaaccaatgtacctattgtttatgcaaaagtcaacattttagttgactaatgaaatgaatagtgacatgaaaacttgaaattcaaaaattgtgaaacttaaaaatgcaaaatgctctagtaggcctaatgtgattggtttggatagtttggcatgccaatagggtattgtttagcagtactgcgaaacgaaaggctttatgcctgtattcatggcttttatgcccgtattcatggctttatgcccgtatgcatggcttttatgcccgattatgtgatatcatggctttttagccatactgactgcatacatggttgacgttctgcgtcccatggtatgacggcccgaggcaccgcggtgtcggtgccaacgaccgttatcgatccgatcgttcaagataggttacttgggcatggaaaagtataatcagaatcgaatcgattgttaaagaaaatacgaaaatcaaatatcaagaatgattacgatagaatacaaagaaactcaagatcaggaagaaaataaataaacaaaatgcatgaagaagttaatatcataaaacgtaattagccctcgactaaacattaagttggtaattattcagttcttatgaacacaatggctaagaaattatgatttttatttgcatattatttctttctattttattatttgcaccactaagatttatgcttagcgtcgctttgcagCAACGTAGTGCgaaagattggacagagggcccagtagaccacagattcggtaaggcagttcacagttctgcatagtgtttgtgtcacctcactgtctgcagtgcattggtaggacgctagatgtcattttggtattttgtaattgattttattttctcatatgtatttgaaacttatgtaatgtattttgatattcatttaaataatgaaaagtgtggttgtaaatggaaaagtgaatgtttatatatgaattatgcatggtatcatatgagatggatgaatgagaactgagattgaacattgttgagaatttgataaatggagttgagatgatggaaaatgaatataggaagtgtttttcacagttcaagaagctgtttctctatttttagccagactcacggattttctataaaaatttttcggaacctcaaataaatagtaatttcgataaatggcttaaaatgaattatatttcacaagttatattcaaaaggaagaataaaaatgaattaagattaaatagagtgctcggcacactgagtggcataacttgctcgattacactatagtcgggtaaagggtgtcacatacatatatatatatatatatatatatatatatatatatatatatatatatatatattttgttagaagagaattgaaaaattattattaggATTTATTTCTATGGGTACTTTTAGTTTACCTTTTAAATGGGATGCGTATAAAAATAGATGTTAGATTATAAAAttgtcttttaatttttttaaataattaaataaaattttaatggtgattttttaaaaaatattatatctaaaattagatattaattctcttaaatttaacttattcaattattaaaatatgtaaacaataaaattcttgagtacTAAATGAAAGaattcatttcaaaaattatattatatttcactttcaaaacaaataaaaagttAGTCATAGAAatagaatatttattaaaattatttttaaaaaaattggtgagatttttaatttgatttttttcttCTGATATAGGAAATTAAACTACCCATTATTGCTAATAGAAAAATGACATCATATCCCCACTTGTCCTTAAGAAATTCAATATCTTACAAATGTACCCTTTATTTCTAGGACAGCTAAACCTTTTTTCCAGTTTGCCTTTCACCAAGAAAGTTAACAATAAAAGGTTGGTTGTTGGAGGGACCATTCTTGAACATTTATTTTTTCTTGGAGTCTTTGTCTCTTCTTTTAATGTTGTTATTGTCCCTTCACTTCTCAAAGTTGTGGCTCATTGATCTTCTCTTTTTACTACCAATATAATATTTTTCCTATTTTTCTTTTATCAGTTTGGAATTATATTGTagatgtctttttttttttcacaactattttttttttttaaaaaatcaaattttttattaattaaacttaGAGAATCATTTAACTCTGAACACGATtttaaattgttaagcataattCATTACAAATATGTATTtataagtattatattaaattattaatgttTAACTGTCAATATCAAAACTTCGGTTAGAactcaaatttatatatatatatatataaacggtTGCATTAATTTATAATTGGAGACAaacgttttaattttgagttaaaattaaaatttaatttagaaaaaaattgatTATATTCAATTTAAGGTATTCTGTGTTTCTGTTGAACATTTATAAACACATGATGCAAATGTGATGTTACTAATTaatcaattgatttttaattttgaccaaaatatttttaaaattaaaacagttgaattaaaatttttagataaaatcaaaaattgagataaatatttaatttttttaatttagttgccctatattttattataaaatatgtaTTTATCATTGGATTgccaattttaaatttatattataagcaaaataatatatatatatatataaacttggtTTGGAGGTTAAAATGGGCAGTAATTTAACTAGTCGctcattaaaaaattaattaaatataatatttattaatataaataaataaaattaattaattaaaatttaattatttaaattaaacttGGACattaattaagttatatttatacttttaatagttttttaatttttatattgaaGTATTCcagtaatataatatataaaaaaattctgtaaatatataattatttttaaatatttataaaatatcaagtatatgttaaaaaataaataaataaattattttgtaaaatttattatattattgtaggataatatataattaaaattacaaatcTATAACTACTAACTTAGCTCAACTAATTTTGATTGTAtagatttttttatgaaattttaagtttaattctctttgttaatattaaaaaatatgtatTAATTTTATTGACTAATTAAATTGACCGTTCATTCGAATCATACTAATTTAACTGTTAAATTAACCGAATTATAATGAGtgattttattatttgatttaattataaatttaaactaatttaaaaaTCTATTTATCAATTCAGTATTTAATGACTACGGTTTACGGTGCAAGAAGCATAAAAGCATCAGTATTTCCTTCAAAGTTAAAATGAGCACTACTGGGGTCcattcattaattaaaatatttaataccaagaagaaattgcatgaaaatttATGGGTTTGATTGAGGGTAAAGAATCTTGAATCAAATTATAAgaaatcatcatcatcattgtcTTCAGATTCATTGGTAGAGTTTACAAAACAGAGTACTTGTTCATTACACTGCCCACTCTTTAATTGTCTATGGCATTCAATATTTCCAAGGACACCATAGTCAATCTGTTGCCCAGAAATTACACAACttaattttctattcttttcttttctttataccCATTAGAAAAATATGGTGACATTCTAATCtaattttggaaaattattttcAAACAAAACATAATTCATTTTGCTTCCCAAAAATTTTCCATCATTTCCGCACTCCATGAGTAATGCACACTGGTACAGCGCTTTCATATGGTAACCAATTTCATGCTATATTCATTGAAGTCTTCATCTCTCTCCACAGAAACCATATACCTGCAAAACCTAATTTCAAAATTTCTAATCTTCAAGAAAGTTTGAAAAGATGATTTATTGATTTATGAAATAGCTGCTcaagtgtgtgtgtatatatatatatatatatatatatatatatatatatatatatatatatatatatatatatatatatatatatgatttttgaATATTCAATGAATCTAATCATATTTAATAGTTTAGCTATAAGGTTCGTTTATTGATTCAATCACTATAAGATCTACTCAATAAAAGGAAAGAATCTTAATTAAAGATAAGTAATCTTATTAGGATTGACAAACATAACAATGCCTATAATTATGcactataaataaaaatataattctataattatactAGCTAATAATATTCATATAATTACATAGTTAACTTATCATAACCAAATCATTATCTATATCTTATATAAAGAGATTAGATCATCTATGGAGGTATATTTTTCTGTCTAATCAATCTGATACACTATTCTCTAATATTAACTCAAATTTAAGCGTCGAAAGATCCTCACCGGGTCCATACTCAGTAGACCTCcatctatttattttttattttataggtTCATACTTGCAAAGAATTTTCATGGACCGCAACAATTTATAtgcctaattaataaaatattaacacatcataattttaaataaaactttCTAGAGATGTGTTAAAGGTTAAATATTTCAAGTGATCATTGACTTTATGCGTGTTTTCATAAAATTtactgaattttaattttttgcataaaacttattaaattttaatttgatttcataaTTACAGATTAATACatcaactattttataaataaaattattttattttattaatttcttaaaaaaaatatcaaGTTACCTCCCTCCTCATAAAACCcctccattttttcttttttttttctctattaataactattaattaagtaattttatttataaaatagtttgACAGGTCAGTATAttaacataaaaatttttaatttctgaTCATAGTGATCtttataaaatgaaattaaaatttaatgagttttataaaaaaaattaaaatttaataatttttatgaaaatatttataaaattaaataattattaaatattgaaTGAATGTATGGATATAAGTACCCATCATCTAAtctaatactaataataatagtTAAATAAACTCTTTATTTAATTTGCTTTGAGCAGGTGATTTGGTAAGCCACTTTTGATGGTGAATAAtattttagtaattaaaaattcttacattttgatGTGAGACTGTTCTTCCCACTGAAggccttttctttttttatttttctatttgctAATTTTTAATCCTTTAGAGCAAGCAACGACCGGCCGACAGCATTACCACATCTGCAGCAtataaaaatgacctaaattttcacaTATTCCTTTCTTACATGTGCACTTCACTGCTACATCAGATTCCACATTTCATTCATATTTACAAACAAAACAAAGACtccttaaaaataataattaaaataaacataaataaataaacaaaacaaAGACgaatctttcatccatacttcaataaataaataaataaataattatgccCATTCTGCTCCAAGGGAATAGcgaatgcaaatccctaaaactAGCAAAACTCACATTTATTCTCTCTAAATTATTATAGAAATCCAGTTTTTATACAAAACGCAGTTGACTTTCCTATTCCTTGCCCATAATTAGATTGGATCTtagtttttatctttttttttttttaattagtttgaTTGGaactcaaatttaaaatttcataattttagagaaaattttattaccattaaattaaaatttattaattgaattttaattttttaatatgcaatttttTTAAAGTGCATATAGTACAAACTCGATTTTATATGAGAATGagtttaataattattagattacatatatatatatatatatatataacggtAGATGAATTCATTTTTATATGAATTTGAACTGCACACCCTATTTTTATTAatgccattaattttttttttctactcttTTGAAGGGGAGAGCAAATAAATTATAACATAATAACTATTTTCGATTGATTTTGATGTTATCAATTTTTTTGTTTTTGATGAGCGGGAAATTTTAGATGTTACGATTATAAAACAGGCAgttgaaaataatataaatttgatatgaaattaagAGCATGTTGTGTACAGAAAGCTCCTTAAAACCAGTGAAAGATGTTAGCATACTGCAGTTAACAAGCACATGCAAGGTTAGCAATTGCGACCACAGAAATTGATGGACCACCAGCAATCTTGGATTATTAAAGAAGACAAAATCATGTTGATTTATAGAATCCAgagtgaaatatatatatatatatatatatatatatatatatatatatattcaatggtTTCCTACTGTTGTACAGTTGGTTCTTGATCTTCAAATCTATCACTGTCTGATACATAAATCCATCAATCATTCGGCCAAGATCGCTAGGTGAAATGTTACTTGTTCATCTAAATCTGTCAATCAAAAATGAAAATCTTAGGAAAGAttcatatattttcttttatctttaagCTAACTATTACTTGACTAGAGGAGAGGAAACAAGATGGTTCTACATGACCTTAAAAGAGGAAACCAGATAAAATATCATTGAACTAGGATTCATAAAAAGGGAATTGGTTATTGATGATTTAGCTCTGTGCTTCTGAAGTCATTTTCAATATTATATAATCTCAAATTCAAGTCTCAATTGAAATCAatgataaaggaaaaagaaaaaaaagtttaTAGATCCCTTCAGCACAACAATTTAACCAATCaacagggttttttttttttttttttttttataactttttttacTCAAGAGATTGACAGTCTAGTGTATAGATTTTCAGGATTTGAACTCTGTAAAATAGACACTTAATCACTCGGAAAAGCTATTTTTTTATTCATATGCTAGTTAGCAGCTTGACCAATTACAAATAATAATGGAATAAAAAAGAAGGTGCCCTTGGATCCAGATCTTCTGCTTTTCTTCTATAAACAAAATATGGGGTTTCACCCTCCACAATCCCAAAACAGATCAACAGTTCTCATCTCTCAGCAATGTCTGCAACTCTAAGgaatctctttctttctctcaatATCTTCTCCCTCACCTTCTTTCTATCAATTaactctattttctttcattcttGTTACTCCATTGATGAACAAGGCCAAGTTATTTTCACATGGAAGAAGAGTTTAAACACCTCCACAGATGTGCTCAATTCATGGAATCCTTCAGACCCAAGTCCATGCAACTGGTTTGGGATCCATTGCAACTCATATGGAATGGTTACGGAGATAAGCTTGAAAGGAGTAGATTTGCAAGGTCCATTACCTTCAAATTTTCAGTCTCTCAAGTCCTTGAAGACCCTTATCTTGTCCTCAGCCAATCTCACCGGCAGCATTCCAAGAGAGTTCGGTGAATATCAAGAGCTCAGTTTCATTGATTTTAGTGACAATTCTCTCTCAGGTGAAATACCAGGGGAAATATGTAGGCTAAGCAAACTGCAAAGTTTATCTCTCAACACAAATTTTCTTGAAGGTGAAATTCCTTCTGATATTGGTAATCTTTCAAGCCTTATATATCTGACTCTTTACGACAATCAACTCAGCGGTGAAATTCCAAAGAGCATTGGAGCATTAAGCAAGCTAGAAATTTTCAGAGCCGGTGGGAACAAAAATCTGAAGGACGAGCTGCCCCAGGAGATTGGGAACTGCACCAACTTGGTTGTATTAGGCCTCGCTGAAACCAGCATTTCTGGGAGTTTACCTTCATCAATTGGAAAGCTGAAAAGAATTCAAACTATAGCCATTTATACAACACTCCTAGCAGGTACTATCCCAGAAGAGATTGGAAACTGCAGTGAGTTGCAGAATTTGTACGTGTACCAGAATTCTTTATCTGGTATTATTCCATGGCGAATCGGGGAACTTAGCAATCTTAAGAGTCTGCTACTGTGGCAGAACAGCTTAGTGGGTTCAATCCCATATGAGCTTGGGCGATGCACAGAGCTCACTGTCATTGATTTTTCTGAGAATCTTCTGACTGGAAGCATCCCAAGAAGTTTTGGAAATCTTTTGAAGCTTCGAGAGCTTCAGCTAAGTGTTAATCAGTTAACAAGCACTATTCCTGCTGAAATCACAAACTGTACAGCTCTCACTCATCTTGAAGTGGATAACAATGCCATTTCGGGTGAGATTCCTGCAATTATTGGCAACCTAAATAGCTTGACTCTATTCTTTGCTTGGCAGAACAATCTAATAGGCAATATTCCAAAGTCTCTATCAGAGTGCCAGAATCTTCAGGCTCTTGATCTGTCATACAACAATCTTTTTGGTTTGATACCAAAGCAGATTTTTGGATTGCAAAATCTCACCAAGCTACTGCTaatttccaatgatttatctggCTTCATACCTCCAGATATAGGGAACTGCACCAACCTGTACAGGTTGAGGTTGAATGGAAATAGGCTAGCAGGCACTATTCCATCGGAAATAGGAAAACTGAAGAGTTTGAATTTCATTGACTTGAGCGACAATCATCTTGTCGGAGGAATTCCTCCATCCATATCTGGATGTGAAAACCTCGAGTTTCTTGATTTCCATTCAAATGGGATAACTGGTTCTCTACCAGATACTCTGCCCAAAAGCCTACAGTTCGTGGATGTTTCAGACAATAGGCTTACAGGTCCACTGACTCATGGCATTGGGTCATTGATTGAATTAAACAAGCTTATCTTGGCAAAGAATCAACTTTCAGGCGGAATTCCAGCCGAGATATTATCTTGCAGTAAGCTGCAATTGCTCAATCTTGGAGATAATGGTTTATCTGGAGAAATTCCGAAGGAGCTTGGTCAAATGCCAGCACTGGAAATCTCTCTCAATCTTAGCTGCAACCAATTTTCCGGGGTGATTCCATCTGAATTCTCTGGTCTCAGCAAGCTTGGAGCGCTTGACATCTCCCACAACATGCTCAAAGGGAACTTAGATGTTCTTGCAGACCTCCAAAACCTTGTTTCTCTTAATGTCTCCTTCAATGACTTCTCTGGCGAGTTGCCTAACACTCCCTTTTTCCGAAAGCTTCCGATTAGTGATATTGCTTCAAACCAAGGTCTCTACATTGCTGGAGGAGTAGTAACCCCCACAGATAGCATGGGACGTGCAGCACGCAATAGATCAGCAATGAAACTAGTGATGTCCATTCTTCTCAGTGCTAGTGCAGTACTAGTTCTGCTAGCAATCTACATGCTTGTCCGCGCTCGAATTGCTAATAATGGCCTGATGGAAGATGGAAACTGGGAAATGACTTTGTATCAGAAGCTCGATTTCTCCATTGATGACATTGTTCGAAATCTAACATCATCTAATGTTATAGGCACAGGCAGCTCAGGGGTAGTATACAAGATCACAATTCCAAATGGGGATTCCCTAGCAGTTAAGAAGATGTGGTCATCAGAAGAATCAGGGGCATTCAATTCTGAAATTCAGACGCTTGGTTCTATCAGACACCGGAACGTCGTTCGGCTTTTAGGCTGGGGTTCAAACCGGAATCTGAAGCTGCTTTTCTATGACTACCTCCC harbors:
- the LOC110668445 gene encoding LRR receptor-like serine/threonine-protein kinase RGI3 is translated as MSATLRNLFLSLNIFSLTFFLSINSIFFHSCYSIDEQGQVIFTWKKSLNTSTDVLNSWNPSDPSPCNWFGIHCNSYGMVTEISLKGVDLQGPLPSNFQSLKSLKTLILSSANLTGSIPREFGEYQELSFIDFSDNSLSGEIPGEICRLSKLQSLSLNTNFLEGEIPSDIGNLSSLIYLTLYDNQLSGEIPKSIGALSKLEIFRAGGNKNLKDELPQEIGNCTNLVVLGLAETSISGSLPSSIGKLKRIQTIAIYTTLLAGTIPEEIGNCSELQNLYVYQNSLSGIIPWRIGELSNLKSLLLWQNSLVGSIPYELGRCTELTVIDFSENLLTGSIPRSFGNLLKLRELQLSVNQLTSTIPAEITNCTALTHLEVDNNAISGEIPAIIGNLNSLTLFFAWQNNLIGNIPKSLSECQNLQALDLSYNNLFGLIPKQIFGLQNLTKLLLISNDLSGFIPPDIGNCTNLYRLRLNGNRLAGTIPSEIGKLKSLNFIDLSDNHLVGGIPPSISGCENLEFLDFHSNGITGSLPDTLPKSLQFVDVSDNRLTGPLTHGIGSLIELNKLILAKNQLSGGIPAEILSCSKLQLLNLGDNGLSGEIPKELGQMPALEISLNLSCNQFSGVIPSEFSGLSKLGALDISHNMLKGNLDVLADLQNLVSLNVSFNDFSGELPNTPFFRKLPISDIASNQGLYIAGGVVTPTDSMGRAARNRSAMKLVMSILLSASAVLVLLAIYMLVRARIANNGLMEDGNWEMTLYQKLDFSIDDIVRNLTSSNVIGTGSSGVVYKITIPNGDSLAVKKMWSSEESGAFNSEIQTLGSIRHRNVVRLLGWGSNRNLKLLFYDYLPNGSLSSLLHGAGKGGAEWETRYDIVLGVAHALAYLHHDCLPAILHGDVKAMNVLLGPGYESYLADFGLARVVSSNSDDDLAKPSQRPHLAGSYGYMAPEHASMQRITEKADVYSFGVVLLEVLTGRHPLDPTLPGGAPLVHWVRDHLASKKDPVDILDAKLRGRADPTMHEMLQTFAVSFLCISSRADDRPTMKDIVAMLKEIRHVDPARPETDLSKGCLPAAQSPTPARIVVSQGSSNCSFAFSDDSTYDGSTFQQ